The Arachis duranensis cultivar V14167 unplaced genomic scaffold, aradu.V14167.gnm2.J7QH unplaced_Scaffold_194346, whole genome shotgun sequence region tgttagtttgagCACCTGACAAAACTACCAAAGGTAAGACGAATTCACGGTTGAATGAACGATATCTTGTCTCGATCCTCGTGGAATGACAAGAAGAATTTGTCTAAAGTCTCCACCTAGTAcaaccacttttcctcaaaaGGGCAAATCTTTGCTATATGTTGGAGAACACCTCATTATATCACCCAAGCATTTATCAAGCGCTTCATAGCAGTACCTACTAACCATTGGAGCCTTATCCCAAATTATAAGTTTGGCTTTCAATAGCAACACTGCTTGAGGGGAACCAGGTTTGATGTTACATACAGAATCCTCAATTATATTCAGCGGTATTTTGAACCTTGAGTGTGCCATTCTTCCATTGGGAAGAAGTAAAGATGCAATACTACTCGAAGCAACGTTTAACATTATATCACCCCTTGAGCGAATCTCAGCAGACATAAGGTTccaaagaaatattttttcagTACCCCATGACCATATACAAAGAAAAAACCCCCTTCATCACAATACACAGCTGTAACAATTTTATCGAATGCATATCTCTGCTCAGGTGTTGCGATGGCTAACATGTCTGAGGCATTTTTCTTTAAATCATCCCTGTTAAAGTTTAGCTCTTCCCTAATAATCTTTTCGGTTAACAAAGAACTATCAACTTCAATTGCTAAAGGCATAGGAGGATAGTCTTTCAAGGTTTTACCATAGGAATGTAAGATCTTGTCTATATCCATTAAGCACAATTGCTTAATCTCATCATCTGACATTGTTAACTCTGCATATTACATGATACTGtaaaaattcaatcaaactAAAACGATCAATAAGAAAGAACTTTTATcattgtaattaataaaaactcACCCCTCATGTCATCACGGCTCTCTGTCGATACAAAATATCATCTGAAAGTTCATGCCAACATCTATTCCAGACATGTTCTGGTCTTGAGATATTGTTGGATGTTAATAGAATGACAAATAATCTCCTAACATATGATCCTGAGGCCCATGAGCTTGCTTCCTTAATTGCATCAATAAATTCTTTGTCATCTTGCAAGAATCCAAGGGCAAAACATGCATCTTTATATGTAGCATAAATTGTTCCTCCTATTGTTCTTATATCTCGAAAACTCGTACATCCTCTTTGAGTATTCAAGAGAAGTCGTTGGTAATATTCTTTGGTATTTGCTGCAAAAAACTTGGTTAAAATCCTACTTTTAAGTTGTTAAATGGATTAAGCTAcgctattttaattattatagctACACATCCACATAagaataattttcttaaaaaatatagaaaaataaaaaattgtataatctACAAGTTATAACTGTTGAAAGTTATTTGAACATTTATTTTCTAGTGTagataaattgaataaaataaacgtGTGGTACAGGCtgttaagattttaaatttaaattattaaataagtaagatcaaaattgaatataaactCGTCATTACCTGCAGGTACATGAGTCAACCTTCCAATTGTGAAGCTTTTCTTTCGAGAAAACCACTTTGAAGAATCGTCCTTCCAAACAAACTTGGTTGGAAACTCAGCATAAGTCAGACTTCGAGCATAGGGATATGACATGTTCGCCGCCATCCATCCCAAAAACATGGACTTATGAGATATTGCTCTTTCGACGATATCATTCACATTAGATTTTTTACCATAAACCACAAGTTGCTTATCCTCCAAATGGAATGAAAGTCTAATCACAAATACTTCTTTCTCTTGGATTTCATATCCAAATAGACGCCAGACTGCCTCACATGCCAAAATGTACCTAAAATCATAGTAATTCCTAATTTTGTCAACAACTTGTGTGGCTTCTGACGGATCACCAACATTGTATAGAGTAGTTGTTACGCGGTCATTACCCTTGTGTACATACTTAAACAGATACTTAATAGAACTTGTTTGGCATGTGTATTCCACATTTATGTGGCACCCGAACTTGAGCAACAATTCTGGATTATACGAAACAATGAATTTATTGTCTAGTACACATTCCCTTTTTTTCACTATTCGACCGTTATCAGTACGCCTATATTTGGGAAATCCGGCCTCATCAATGAGTGTTTGCTATCTAAACTCTTTAGGATAGAACTTTGAATAGGATCCATTCTTCATGCAAGGTGAATTCTTGTTGTACGGATCACATGGATCATGTACCATGTAATTTTGAAAAGCTCCATGTAGATTTGGCCTTTCATTTTCATCAGGAATCTCAGCTgttatatgtttgtctatgtcaTCTGGTGTTTGTGGAACAAATGAGCAAAGCATTACAACATAAGATTTTAATAAAGCATTGCATAAACACAGACTTACATCCCAAAATTTTGCCAAAGATTTTTTCCTCTTTTAGGTCATCAATCAAACCATCAAACTTGATCTTGAAAACTCGACATAATATATCAGGACGGTCTTCTGCCTTCAATCCAATGGGAGTCACTTCTCTTTTTATCTCATCCCATTCAGGGTTACAGGTCATGGTGATAAAATAGCTAGGATATCCTGCATATCTGTAAATTGCAAATGTATCTTTACAATTATTCATCATATACCTAGGTCCACCGGTAAAAGTATTGGAAAGAATGATTCTTTTGCCAAGCCTTGAAACATCTACATCCCCGTTTATAAGACTTTCATGCAAACATTTATATTTGTCAACCCTCAACTGTGGTTGTTTACACCTAAAGAATTTTAACCTCTCTAATTCCACCATTGTGTAGGCATCTACCAGAAACTGTTGGAATAATCTCTTTGATCTCAAAATTAACGGAGATTCACCCGTCCTTTTCTGTAGTCGAAAAGCAAAGAACTGTCGCAAAGtgattgttttgtttttttttgtaggCCTAGCAGAGATAGAATCTGATGTTGCAATACCCAAACGAAATCCATCCTCTCCATACGGAAACAACAATGGATATTGCAAGGCTAAATAAGATGGATGAAAAATATCAATCCACTGGAGCTTTCTAGATTGACTCTCCATAAtaatatctctatctttgctAAGTTGTTCGACTTCGCCAACAATCAACGCAGCCATTTCAGATGCagatggcaagttgtatgtcctaccatctgtagtccttttacTAATCAACTTAAGCTTTATgtttgtgtaatttttctgttagtACCTATCTCT contains the following coding sequences:
- the LOC107472150 gene encoding uncharacterized protein LOC107472150 is translated as MAALIVGEVEQLSKDRDIIMESQSRKLQWIDIFHPSYLALQYPLLFPYGEDGFRLGIATSDSISARPTKKNKTITLRQFFAFRLQKRTGESPLILRSKRLFQQFLVDAYTMVELERLKFFRCKQPQLRVDKYKCLHESLINGDVDVSRLGKRIILSNTFTGGPRYAGYPSYFITMTCNPEWDEIKREVTPIGLKAEDRPDILCRVFKIKFDGLIDDLKEEKIFGKILGYDIDKHITAEIPDENERPNLHGAFQNYMVHDPCDPRTDNGRIVKKRECVLDNKFIVSYNPELLLKFGCHINVEYTCQTSSIKYLFKYVHKGNDRVTTTLYNVGDPSEATQVVDKIRNYYDFRYILACEAVWRLFGYEIQEKEVFVIRLSFHLEDKQLVVYGKKSNVNDIVERAISHKSMFLGWMAANMSYPYARSLTYAEFPTKFVWKDDSSKWFSRKKSFTIGRLTHVPAELTMSDDEIKQLCLMDIDKILHSYGKTLKDYPPMPLAIEVDSSLLTEKIIREELNFNRDDLKKNASDMLAIATPEQRYAFDKIVTAVYCDEGGFFFVYGHGVLKLTKNMRLSVGTTASDQDETEQFGEWLLKVGDGLIGDNMDG